DNA from Corynebacterium aurimucosum ATCC 700975:
GGCGGGGCTTTTCCGCGCGCCTGACCGCTTTTGCGCAGCGTGAACGATAGTTTCTTTTACATGACCTCACGCCTAGCCAGCCCTGCAGATGCCAACCGGAAAATTGGCGCCCGCGCTCTCATCCTCACCCTCGTGCTCATCCTGCCGCTCATCATCGGCGCGGCCGTCGCCGCCGTATCCGAATGGCAACCAGCCGAGACCTGGTCCCAGGAACAGGCGGGTGCGCCCAGCGATGGCACCATCGATCCGGCTGAGCTTTACGACGTCGCCCGAGCCCTCTCCGAAGCCAATGCCCAGGCCGGCTTCCTGGCTAATGGCGCGCAGCAGCTTGCCGATGGCACCGGCGATCTGCAGGATGGCGCCGGCGAGCTCGGCGGCGGAGTAGACAAGCTGGCTGGCGGCTCGCAAGAGCTTTATGACGGGCTTGTGCAGCTGCAGTCCGGCACCGCGCAGCTGGGCAACGGCGCTACTGAGCTGGCCGACGGCGTCGGCGGAGCCGTCGACCAAGTCATCGGTCTCGGGGTGGTTCGCGGACAGATCCTGCAGGCAATCGACGGCACCCTCAAGGACCTGGAAGGGAATAACTCGGCGGAGGCAAAGAACATCCGCTCGCAGCTGGGTGATCTGCGCAGCCAAGTGGAGAACTTCCAATTTGATCAGTCCATTCAGGACCAACTGACGCAGTTGAAGGATGGCTCGCGCGAGCTTTCCAACCAGTTGTCCGTGAGCGGCTATGCCTATCACGATGGTGTCTACCAAGCCACGGAGGGCGCACAACAGCTCAATGCTGGCATTGGTGAGCTCAATGCCAAGGTCGATGAGGCTCTTAAGGGCGTGGACAAGCTTGTGGAAGGAGCAGAAAAGGTCGACGGCATGGCCAAGCAGAATCAGACCAAGGTGCAGGGAGCGCAGCGTGCGATGCCGACCGTCGCCGGGCCCGCTGAGGCCGGTGCCGAGCCCGCTCAGCTGCTGAGCCCCATCGTCGCTATGCTCCTTGCGGCTATTGCGGTTCTGGGCGGGGGCGTTATTGGTGCTCTGCTCACGCGCGTCGACCGCCGTATCCTCGTGCTGCTCGGCGGAGCGGTGCTCATCGGTGTTGTCGTGGGCCTGCTCGTGGCTCTTTTGGCTACCGGCGTGACCGCGGCCGCGGTGGCCTGGGCGGGGCTTGCGGCGGCGGGGGCTGGGGTGGCGTCGGCAAGCATGGTGTTCGCGCTGGTGCGCTGGCTTGGTGCGGGCGGCTGGTTCCTGGGAAGTGTGCTTGCTGTCGCACAGGTCGGCGTCGTGGGATGGGCGTGGAAGGCGGCGTCGACCGGCACCGATCTCAACGCCGCGATGAGCGCGCTCGTACACCTCTTCCCCATGCAATGGGCAACCTCCGCCATTACCGTGGCGGGCAATGGTGGGCAGTCCCCGCAGCTGTGGACAGCCCTGGCTATTTTGGGGGTGATCGCGGTCGCGGCCTTCGTGCTCGTAGGCGCACCCGCCGGGCGGGAAGGCAAAGAAAAGGCCTAGCTCACAGGTCTGCGGACGGCACATCGCATAAGTGTCAAGATACGTTACGTGCATTTCCAGATTTTGCTACCGCTGTGAATGAAAAGAGTGCTAGAGTGAGAGGCGCTCACAAAGCCTACTTAGGGGGGTAGGCAAACGGTTTCTCCAATCCGTTGTGAGTGATAGGGAATAGGGGCGACGCGGCTGCTGTAGGGGCACCGCGTCGTTTCCAATTGTGGGGGTAAAGTTGGCCGAAACGACCGCTCCGGAATTGGAGGATCACCGTGACCGACTCCCGCGATATCAAACCTTTTGCTGCCAGCCGCGGCCCCAAAATAACCTCCGTTGGCGCGATTATTGGTACGGCCCTGGTGGGCGGGTTGCTGCTTGGGGGAATCGGTGTGGGTACGAGCTTGGCGGTCTTCGATGAGCCAGAGCGCTCCGATTTTCTCATGCAGCCCGCGCAGCGTGAGGTGCAGGCCGACATCATGGACCCAGACGATATGCTTTCCCCGGAGGAAGAAGAGCGCATGCTCGGCGATGTCTCCCGGATCGCCGCCCCCG
Protein-coding regions in this window:
- a CDS encoding membrane protein, translating into MTSRLASPADANRKIGARALILTLVLILPLIIGAAVAAVSEWQPAETWSQEQAGAPSDGTIDPAELYDVARALSEANAQAGFLANGAQQLADGTGDLQDGAGELGGGVDKLAGGSQELYDGLVQLQSGTAQLGNGATELADGVGGAVDQVIGLGVVRGQILQAIDGTLKDLEGNNSAEAKNIRSQLGDLRSQVENFQFDQSIQDQLTQLKDGSRELSNQLSVSGYAYHDGVYQATEGAQQLNAGIGELNAKVDEALKGVDKLVEGAEKVDGMAKQNQTKVQGAQRAMPTVAGPAEAGAEPAQLLSPIVAMLLAAIAVLGGGVIGALLTRVDRRILVLLGGAVLIGVVVGLLVALLATGVTAAAVAWAGLAAAGAGVASASMVFALVRWLGAGGWFLGSVLAVAQVGVVGWAWKAASTGTDLNAAMSALVHLFPMQWATSAITVAGNGGQSPQLWTALAILGVIAVAAFVLVGAPAGREGKEKA